From one Caldichromatium japonicum genomic stretch:
- a CDS encoding response regulator, whose product MSAHDKSAPDKPAFPNPLDIESRARQSLEQGNFDWVGQSLAEGELSLSELSENLLIYQAELELQNRELRETQGAIERIANRYTALFYGIPQPVLVIDRHGTILMSNYAADRLFAFKEKHRRNYYLSRLVSDHDEPLFSQVLISAWNDGEGHCSEIGFLTADKRTFIGELHMLRVPSEGPDTFQLICSVVDLTERFDQEVKLRAAYVRLAESELRYRVLADYSSDWDYWLGPDGEYRYVSPVCESVCGYPPTAFMSDPKLIDRLIHPDDWEIWLEHRRRVLSSPTQEPHTSLQVRIRRADGTYRWIEHVCRPIYGQDGTYQGRRGVNRDVTERKEYEMLLDLQKRRAEALLQLPKLAEQHDEHGFIEHSLAFAESLTASPIAFASLVNPDQETIELTAWSRAMLDQGLCPLPSDLLHYPLSRAGLWADAIRQGCPIIRNDYPASPDKVELYPERIPLQRFLVVPVLEGGLVRMVVGVGNKASDYNALDIETVQLIANALWRTVCQKRAERALRLNELHFRRLSLLMSDIVYACRLDERGRYWLEWIKGAVERITGYQSDQILRLGTWRRLVILADRPIFDQHLAQIGQGGIQTCILRLRRRDGGHVWVELTHQQFVEEDGQQRLYGGIKDVSERKQAESQLKLYLEQIESQNQELDRALTKASASVEAKSRFLANMSHEIRTPINGVIGVTRLLLDTDLSPEQRRLAEIVRDSGETLLALINDILDFSKIEAGKLELEPVEFDLYLLVEETLEMLALSAQAKGLELTYRIAPEVPAIVCGDARRLRQIMVNLLGNAIKFTHQGEVGIEITLARLEAHRALIRFEVYDTGIGIPEDQLDKLFTPFSQIDSSLARRFAGTGLGLVIVKQLAELMGGEVGLESQVGVGSRFWFTVELECRSSIENTLSQPKTLAAIYALVIDRYAANREQAAWLLREEGCRVETAGDVWEALAILEKGGDQGSPCDVILLDADLPSAKGISTAQLIKGHPVARAIPLVLLVPLSRQSAELEGDARLIAATLTKPLRRHLVRYCLLRLFGRDEGTVEPLLPGSEERDAWKAPQTPVYPEARILVVDDNLTNLIVTQGILEKLGYTKIDTAESGFNAIELLACNPYDLVLMDGQMPEMDGFETTRRIRHGEVEVLDPEVPIVAITALVMPCDVQRCLEVGMNAYISKPVAPKELARVLAEQLQCRYASETGQSIAVSLTTRQTAQLIFDSDDLMGRLYGDRKIAGGIIEQFLIDAPQRLDELRAAWIQGDIEGVRRKAHSLAGLSANISAPSLRSLAAKIEMGEVSVDLEVIATLEKNLEQLCAVLRDWLCDR is encoded by the coding sequence ATGTCTGCCCACGATAAATCTGCCCCCGACAAACCTGCATTCCCCAATCCACTCGATATCGAAAGTCGGGCGCGTCAGTCGCTTGAACAAGGCAATTTCGACTGGGTCGGGCAATCCTTGGCCGAGGGCGAGCTCAGTCTCTCTGAGCTCAGCGAAAATCTGCTGATCTATCAGGCCGAACTTGAACTGCAAAACCGCGAGCTACGCGAGACGCAGGGGGCGATCGAACGGATCGCTAATCGCTATACGGCGCTGTTTTACGGCATCCCGCAGCCGGTCCTGGTGATCGATCGGCATGGGACAATCCTCATGTCCAATTACGCTGCAGACCGACTGTTTGCATTCAAGGAGAAACACAGGCGCAACTATTATCTGTCGCGTCTGGTCAGCGATCATGACGAGCCCCTGTTCTCTCAGGTCTTGATCAGCGCCTGGAACGATGGGGAGGGGCACTGCTCGGAGATCGGTTTCTTGACTGCTGATAAGCGTACGTTTATCGGTGAGCTGCATATGCTGCGTGTGCCCTCCGAGGGCCCCGATACCTTTCAGCTCATCTGTTCAGTGGTGGATCTCACCGAGCGCTTCGACCAGGAGGTTAAGCTGCGCGCAGCCTATGTGCGCCTGGCCGAGAGCGAGCTGCGCTATCGCGTGCTCGCCGATTATTCGTCCGATTGGGACTATTGGTTGGGTCCAGATGGTGAGTACCGTTATGTCTCGCCGGTCTGTGAATCGGTCTGCGGCTATCCGCCGACGGCCTTCATGTCCGACCCCAAGCTCATTGACCGCCTGATCCACCCCGATGATTGGGAGATCTGGCTGGAACATCGGCGAAGGGTGTTGAGCTCGCCCACCCAAGAGCCGCACACCTCGCTGCAGGTACGCATCCGTCGTGCGGACGGCACCTACCGTTGGATCGAACATGTCTGCCGCCCCATCTATGGACAGGATGGGACCTATCAAGGTCGGCGGGGGGTCAATCGCGACGTCACCGAGCGCAAGGAATACGAAATGCTCTTGGACCTGCAGAAACGTCGTGCCGAGGCTCTGCTGCAACTGCCGAAACTGGCCGAGCAGCACGATGAGCACGGTTTCATCGAACATAGCCTGGCATTCGCCGAATCTCTCACCGCCAGCCCCATCGCCTTTGCCAGTCTAGTCAATCCGGACCAGGAGACCATCGAGCTTACCGCCTGGTCACGCGCCATGTTGGATCAGGGGCTTTGCCCCTTGCCGAGCGATCTTTTGCATTATCCGCTCAGTCGGGCCGGGCTGTGGGCCGATGCGATCCGCCAGGGGTGTCCGATCATCCGTAACGACTATCCAGCCTCTCCAGATAAGGTCGAACTCTACCCCGAGCGCATCCCCTTGCAACGCTTCCTGGTAGTGCCTGTGCTCGAGGGCGGGTTGGTACGCATGGTGGTAGGTGTCGGCAACAAGGCGAGCGATTACAACGCGCTCGATATCGAGACAGTTCAGCTCATCGCCAATGCCCTCTGGCGCACCGTTTGTCAAAAGCGCGCCGAGCGAGCGCTGCGTCTCAACGAACTCCATTTCCGGCGCCTGTCGCTCTTGATGTCGGACATCGTCTATGCCTGTCGTCTCGATGAACGCGGGCGCTATTGGCTCGAATGGATCAAGGGTGCGGTCGAGCGAATCACCGGTTATCAAAGCGATCAGATCCTGCGGTTGGGAACCTGGCGCCGCCTGGTCATCCTAGCGGATCGCCCCATATTCGACCAGCATCTGGCCCAGATCGGTCAAGGTGGTATCCAGACCTGCATCTTACGCCTGCGTCGGCGCGACGGTGGTCATGTCTGGGTTGAACTGACCCATCAACAGTTCGTCGAGGAGGATGGGCAGCAGCGGCTCTATGGCGGGATCAAGGATGTCAGCGAACGCAAACAGGCCGAATCCCAACTCAAGCTGTATCTCGAGCAGATCGAAAGTCAAAACCAGGAGCTCGATCGCGCGCTGACCAAGGCATCGGCCTCAGTCGAGGCCAAGAGCCGTTTTCTCGCCAACATGAGCCATGAGATCCGCACCCCGATCAATGGGGTCATCGGGGTCACGCGCTTGCTCCTGGACACTGACCTTAGCCCAGAACAGCGCCGGCTGGCCGAGATCGTGCGCGATAGCGGCGAGACCCTCTTGGCCCTAATCAACGATATTCTGGATTTTTCCAAGATCGAGGCAGGCAAGCTTGAGCTCGAGCCGGTGGAGTTCGACCTCTATCTGCTGGTCGAAGAGACGCTTGAGATGCTGGCCCTCAGCGCCCAGGCTAAGGGGCTGGAGCTCACCTATCGTATCGCGCCCGAGGTACCGGCGATAGTCTGCGGCGATGCCAGGCGCCTGCGCCAGATCATGGTGAATCTCCTGGGCAATGCTATCAAGTTCACCCATCAGGGGGAGGTCGGGATCGAGATCACGCTGGCGCGCCTTGAGGCGCATCGCGCCCTGATCCGTTTCGAGGTCTATGACACCGGCATCGGCATCCCTGAGGATCAGCTCGACAAGCTGTTTACTCCTTTCAGCCAGATCGATAGCTCTCTTGCCCGACGTTTCGCTGGTACAGGGCTGGGGCTGGTCATCGTCAAGCAACTGGCCGAGCTCATGGGCGGTGAGGTCGGGCTGGAAAGTCAGGTGGGTGTAGGTTCGCGTTTTTGGTTTACCGTCGAGCTCGAGTGCCGGTCGTCTATTGAGAATACCCTTTCCCAACCCAAAACATTGGCCGCTATCTACGCCCTGGTCATTGACCGCTATGCCGCAAACCGCGAGCAGGCAGCTTGGCTCCTTAGGGAAGAGGGCTGTAGGGTTGAGACAGCGGGCGATGTCTGGGAGGCGCTCGCCATCCTCGAGAAGGGGGGGGATCAAGGCTCCCCCTGCGATGTGATTCTGCTCGATGCCGACCTGCCGAGCGCTAAGGGGATCTCTACTGCCCAGCTCATCAAGGGTCATCCCGTTGCTCGCGCCATCCCTTTGGTTCTCCTCGTTCCCCTGAGCCGTCAATCGGCTGAACTGGAAGGCGATGCGAGGCTGATCGCTGCTACCCTCACTAAACCCCTGCGCCGTCATCTGGTACGCTACTGTCTGTTGCGTCTCTTCGGGCGGGATGAGGGAACAGTCGAGCCTTTATTGCCGGGCTCAGAGGAACGCGATGCCTGGAAAGCCCCCCAGACTCCTGTCTATCCAGAGGCGCGCATCCTGGTTGTCGATGACAATCTCACCAACCTGATCGTGACCCAGGGGATCCTGGAGAAGCTCGGTTATACCAAGATCGATACTGCAGAGAGCGGTTTTAACGCCATAGAACTCTTGGCCTGTAACCCTTATGACTTGGTGCTGATGGATGGTCAGATGCCGGAGATGGATGGGTTCGAGACCACGCGCCGCATCCGTCACGGCGAGGTAGAGGTGTTGGATCCAGAGGTACCGATCGTGGCTATAACCGCCTTGGTCATGCCCTGCGATGTGCAACGTTGTCTTGAGGTCGGCATGAACGCCTATATCTCCAAGCCGGTCGCGCCGAAAGAGCTGGCGCGCGTCCTCGCCGAGCAGCTTCAGTGCCGCTATGCCTCAGAAACGGGCCAGTCCATAGCCGTGTCTTTGACGACGCGCCAAACTGCCCAACTAATCTTTGATAGCGACGACCTTATGGGACGGCTGTATGGGGATCGCAAGATCGCCGGCGGAATCATCGAACAGTTCTTGATCGATGCACCGCAGCGCCTGGATGAACTGCGAGCAGCCTGGATCCAGGGAGATATAGAGGGCGTCCGGCGCAAGGCCCATAGTCTTGCTGGCTTGTCCGCCAATATCTCGGCCCCCTCGCTGCGCTCATTGGCAGCCAAGATCGAGATGGGGGAGGTGTCGGTGGACCTAGAGGTCATAGCCACCCTTGAAAAGAACCTCGAGCAATTGTGCGCGGTCTTGAGAGATTGGCTCTGCGATCGCTAA
- the ppx gene encoding exopolyphosphatase, which translates to MLETLTQPPVGLRPRTVAAVDLGSNSFHMVVARIDDGHLQITDRLKEMVRLGEGVTPAHTIEPAVAERALACLERFGQRLRGFAPEDVRAVGTNTLRQLAPGSDFIERAEAALGHPIEVIAGREEARLIYLGVAYGLAAGSERRLVIDIGGGSTEIIVGQGFSPRLRESLYMGCVNMTRRYFADGRITAKSMQRAELAGALEVRPVRELFRRTRWERAVGSSGTIRAIATVVQDEGWCEDGISAESLIRLRAVLIESGRATALKLKGLSDERRSVFAGGVAVLRAVFESLGIESLQVSDYALREGVLYEMVGRSQGDVRERTVRALCRQFHVDLEQAQRVEVTALKLYEQARASWDLIDREHPLLLAWAARLHEIGLMVAHSQYQKHGAYLIRNADLPGFSRQEQTMLAALVLGHRRKFPSQEFADLPRAVQLCSRRLCVLLRLAVLLHRGRSPDAKPNPILIVDQSTLLLRFPEGWLDAHPLTRLELEEETERLAGAGFELQFG; encoded by the coding sequence ATGCTTGAAACACTCACCCAGCCCCCTGTCGGACTGCGCCCGCGCACGGTCGCTGCGGTCGATCTCGGTTCAAATAGCTTTCACATGGTCGTTGCCCGCATCGATGACGGCCATCTCCAGATCACCGACCGGCTTAAAGAGATGGTGCGTCTCGGCGAAGGCGTGACTCCGGCCCATACCATCGAACCGGCGGTCGCCGAGCGCGCCCTCGCCTGTCTTGAACGTTTCGGACAGCGTCTACGCGGATTCGCCCCCGAGGATGTGCGAGCTGTAGGCACCAATACCCTGCGCCAGCTTGCACCGGGCTCGGACTTCATCGAACGTGCCGAGGCGGCCCTTGGCCATCCAATCGAGGTCATCGCCGGACGCGAGGAGGCGCGCCTGATCTATCTTGGGGTAGCCTATGGCCTGGCCGCGGGCAGCGAACGACGGCTGGTGATCGACATCGGCGGCGGCAGCACCGAGATCATCGTCGGTCAGGGCTTTTCACCCCGTCTGCGTGAAAGTCTATATATGGGCTGTGTCAACATGACCCGCCGCTATTTCGCCGATGGCCGCATCACTGCCAAATCCATGCAGCGCGCCGAATTGGCTGGCGCGCTCGAGGTCCGCCCAGTGCGCGAACTCTTTCGGAGGACGCGCTGGGAGCGGGCAGTCGGGAGTTCAGGGACCATCCGTGCCATCGCCACCGTGGTACAGGACGAGGGTTGGTGCGAAGATGGGATCTCGGCTGAATCCTTGATCCGCTTGCGCGCAGTCTTGATCGAGTCGGGGAGGGCAACGGCACTCAAGCTCAAGGGGTTGAGCGATGAGCGCCGCTCTGTCTTTGCGGGCGGTGTAGCGGTATTGCGCGCCGTCTTCGAGTCGCTGGGGATCGAGTCTCTCCAGGTCTCGGATTACGCCTTGCGCGAGGGGGTCCTCTATGAGATGGTCGGACGCAGCCAGGGAGATGTACGCGAACGCACGGTGCGCGCGCTCTGCCGTCAGTTTCATGTCGATCTCGAACAGGCACAGCGCGTTGAGGTCACGGCGCTCAAGCTCTATGAACAGGCCCGCGCGTCCTGGGACCTGATCGACCGCGAGCATCCCTTATTGCTTGCCTGGGCGGCGCGCCTGCATGAGATCGGGCTCATGGTCGCCCATAGCCAATATCAAAAACACGGCGCCTATCTCATCCGCAATGCCGACCTACCGGGGTTCTCGCGTCAGGAACAAACGATGCTGGCTGCCCTGGTCCTCGGTCACCGGCGCAAGTTTCCCAGCCAGGAGTTCGCTGATCTGCCGCGCGCCGTGCAGCTCTGTTCCCGTCGGTTATGCGTCCTCCTGCGGCTAGCAGTCTTGTTGCATCGCGGGCGCTCGCCGGACGCCAAGCCCAACCCGATCCTGATCGTGGATCAGTCAACCCTGCTGTTGCGCTTTCCCGAGGGCTGGCTGGATGCCCATCCGCTGACCCGCCTCGAGCTCGAAGAGGAGACCGAGCGCCTAGCCGGCGCGGGTTTTGAGCTCCAGTTTGGTTGA
- the gshA gene encoding glutamate--cysteine ligase translates to MTAAREWELLIQRLQGLGASATLHANRMGLEKEGLRVAPDGLLAQTPHPPALGAALTHPYITTDFSEALLELITPPLTDHQAVLDFLRDLHVFVIQHLGDERLWCASMPCVIERASDIPLAYYGTSNAGIMKTVYRRGLANRYGRMMQIIAGVHCNVSFADAFWDLYQEQCRDPRESVWFRAEAQIGMIRNLQRVGWLIPYLFGASPAVCESFVRGRQTELVPFAPHTLYDPYATSLRMGNIGYQNKQEEGLGMKANYDSLDTYVRSLTWAIETPCPRYEAIGVKIGERYEQLNANVLQIENEYYSTVRPKQITGWMEKPTHALRQRGIRYVELRSLDVNPFEPLGVGLEQLRFIETLMLYCLLKDSPRIDARERRDIDDNLAVVAHRGREPRLTLRRAGAAVPLRTWAHEILAEMQPIAELLDGEGNGTRSQTLGAQRAKIDHPELTPSARMLDEMRARNEGFFAFAWRWSGQHCQDLKASPLARERQALLARLADESIARQAEIEAQDQVDFDTFLQDYFAGRLAPQKAP, encoded by the coding sequence ATGACCGCCGCAAGGGAGTGGGAGCTGCTTATCCAGCGGCTCCAAGGCCTGGGTGCGAGCGCAACCCTGCACGCCAACCGCATGGGCCTAGAAAAGGAGGGGCTGCGTGTCGCGCCGGATGGCCTCCTAGCCCAGACCCCCCATCCGCCGGCACTCGGGGCGGCACTCACCCATCCCTATATCACTACCGACTTCTCCGAGGCCCTGCTCGAGCTGATCACCCCCCCACTCACCGATCATCAGGCGGTCCTAGACTTTCTGCGCGATTTGCATGTCTTTGTCATCCAGCATCTGGGCGACGAGCGCCTGTGGTGCGCCAGCATGCCCTGTGTCATCGAGCGCGCCTCAGACATCCCCTTGGCCTATTACGGGACATCCAATGCCGGGATCATGAAGACAGTCTATCGGCGCGGGCTCGCCAACCGCTATGGGCGGATGATGCAGATCATTGCCGGGGTGCATTGCAATGTTTCGTTTGCCGATGCCTTCTGGGACCTCTATCAGGAGCAGTGCCGCGATCCCCGCGAGTCGGTTTGGTTTCGCGCCGAGGCCCAAATAGGCATGATCCGTAACCTCCAGCGGGTCGGCTGGCTGATCCCCTATCTCTTTGGCGCCTCGCCTGCGGTCTGCGAGAGCTTTGTCCGCGGGCGCCAAACCGAGCTTGTCCCCTTCGCCCCCCATACCCTCTATGACCCTTACGCCACCTCGCTGCGCATGGGCAACATCGGCTATCAAAATAAACAGGAAGAGGGCTTGGGGATGAAAGCCAATTATGACAGCCTGGACACCTATGTGCGCAGTCTGACCTGGGCGATCGAGACACCCTGTCCGCGCTATGAGGCGATCGGGGTCAAGATCGGGGAGCGTTATGAACAGCTCAATGCCAATGTACTGCAGATCGAGAACGAGTATTACAGTACGGTGCGCCCCAAACAGATCACTGGCTGGATGGAAAAACCGACCCACGCCTTGCGTCAGCGCGGCATCCGCTATGTCGAGCTGCGTTCGCTCGATGTCAATCCATTCGAACCCCTGGGTGTCGGTCTTGAACAACTGCGGTTCATCGAGACCTTGATGCTTTATTGCCTGCTCAAGGACAGCCCCCGCATCGACGCGCGCGAACGGCGCGACATCGATGACAACCTAGCGGTGGTCGCTCATCGTGGGCGTGAGCCTAGGCTTACCCTGAGGCGTGCGGGCGCAGCCGTGCCCTTGCGCACCTGGGCGCACGAGATCCTGGCCGAGATGCAACCCATAGCCGAGCTCCTGGACGGCGAGGGCAACGGAACGCGCAGTCAGACCCTCGGCGCGCAGCGCGCAAAGATCGATCATCCCGAACTGACCCCATCAGCGCGGATGCTTGATGAGATGCGGGCGCGCAACGAAGGCTTTTTCGCTTTTGCCTGGCGCTGGTCCGGGCAGCACTGCCAAGACCTCAAGGCAAGCCCCCTCGCCCGCGAGCGTCAAGCGCTCTTGGCGCGTCTGGCGGATGAGTCGATCGCGCGCCAAGCTGAGATAGAGGCCCAAGACCAGGTGGATTTCGATACCTTCTTGCAAGATTATTTCGCCGGTCGGCTCGCGCCCCAGAAGGCCCCATGA
- a CDS encoding carboxy terminal-processing peptidase produces the protein MRQRPLWFSPLLLSLSISAGLTLAAPLPVPLSDLFPTPTQTKTAIVINKVLERYHYRKFALDRAFAQAVLAQYLKVLDPNRSFFLARDVERFQTGARQLDEQLRRGELDIAFDIFRVYRMRVDERVTYALRLLDGPFDFTTAETFAFESDKTPWARDTAELDERWRKRVKYDVLSLKLADKSDAEIRERLRRRYEGLARRIRQFRAEDVFQTFMGAYTQTIEPHTSYMSPTTSEDFDISMKLSLEGIGAVLRSDNEHTVVQSTVPGGPARESGQIQPGDRILGVAQGLDGAMEDVVGWRLEDVVNKIRGPKGSVVRLQIQPKATGSAKPVREVTLVRNEIKLEDQAAKSYLISDLAEAPGLKIGLIEVPAFYRDFEAEGAGAADFRSTTRDVRQLIHELVLRGIDGLVIDLRGNGGGSLNEATALTGLFIDTGPVVQVKDAFGKVEVEADRDPGVAYEGPLAVLVDRESASASEIFAAAIQDYGRGLIIGEPTFGKGTVQTLIDLNRYMPNERANLGRLRLTMAEFFRISGGSTQLRGVEPDIRFPTAQFVNEHGERALPNALPWTQITSAKFVRVGEVRPELLNQLTQRSAARIAKDPGFRMLVERSRLAREAEEQKEISLRESDRRAEDQRRNQRFKNEQERFLRTRGLKPVDEDADQVDEEALDAQRKAIARIEAEEAARILADSILLQRSGTAKTRAALRD, from the coding sequence ATGAGACAGCGTCCCCTTTGGTTCAGCCCTTTGCTTCTCTCCCTGTCGATCAGCGCTGGCCTGACCCTGGCCGCGCCCCTGCCGGTGCCCCTGTCGGATCTCTTCCCGACCCCGACCCAGACCAAGACCGCGATCGTCATCAACAAAGTGCTGGAGCGTTATCACTATCGCAAGTTCGCGCTCGACCGCGCTTTTGCTCAGGCGGTGCTCGCGCAGTATCTCAAGGTGCTTGATCCCAACCGTAGCTTCTTTCTGGCGCGTGACGTCGAGCGTTTTCAGACCGGTGCGCGCCAGCTCGATGAACAATTGCGCCGCGGCGAGCTCGATATCGCCTTCGACATCTTTCGCGTCTATCGCATGCGGGTCGATGAGCGGGTGACCTATGCCCTGCGGCTGCTCGACGGGCCGTTCGATTTCACCACCGCGGAGACCTTTGCCTTTGAATCAGATAAGACACCCTGGGCCCGCGATACCGCTGAGCTCGATGAACGCTGGCGCAAGCGGGTCAAATACGATGTTTTGTCGCTGAAGCTGGCAGATAAATCGGACGCCGAGATCCGCGAGCGCCTGCGCAGGCGTTATGAGGGTCTGGCACGGCGCATCCGCCAGTTCCGTGCCGAGGATGTCTTTCAGACCTTCATGGGCGCCTATACCCAAACGATCGAGCCGCATACCAGCTATATGTCCCCGACCACCTCGGAGGATTTCGATATCAGCATGAAGCTTTCGCTGGAAGGGATCGGTGCGGTATTGCGCTCGGACAACGAGCACACGGTCGTCCAGAGTACGGTCCCGGGCGGGCCGGCGCGCGAGTCCGGGCAGATCCAACCTGGAGACCGTATCCTGGGCGTGGCCCAGGGTCTGGATGGGGCGATGGAAGATGTGGTCGGCTGGCGTCTGGAGGACGTGGTCAATAAGATCCGCGGACCCAAGGGCTCGGTGGTACGCCTCCAGATCCAGCCCAAGGCGACTGGCTCGGCCAAGCCGGTGCGCGAGGTCACCTTGGTGCGCAATGAGATCAAGCTCGAGGATCAGGCGGCCAAGAGTTATCTTATCAGCGATCTCGCCGAGGCTCCGGGGCTCAAGATCGGCCTCATCGAGGTCCCCGCCTTTTACCGCGACTTTGAGGCCGAGGGGGCAGGGGCCGCCGATTTCCGCAGCACCACCCGCGATGTACGCCAGCTCATCCATGAGCTGGTCTTGCGCGGGATCGATGGGTTGGTGATCGACCTCCGGGGCAATGGTGGCGGTTCGCTGAACGAGGCCACGGCCTTGACCGGGCTTTTCATCGACACGGGCCCGGTGGTCCAGGTCAAGGACGCCTTTGGCAAGGTGGAGGTCGAGGCCGACCGCGATCCTGGGGTGGCCTACGAGGGCCCGCTTGCCGTCCTGGTCGATCGCGAGAGCGCGTCGGCCTCCGAGATCTTTGCTGCTGCCATCCAGGATTATGGGCGCGGGCTGATCATCGGCGAACCGACCTTCGGCAAGGGGACGGTGCAGACCTTGATCGACCTCAATCGCTATATGCCTAATGAGCGGGCCAATCTGGGACGGCTGCGCCTGACCATGGCCGAGTTCTTCCGCATCAGCGGCGGCAGCACCCAGTTGCGCGGCGTGGAGCCGGACATCCGCTTCCCGACCGCCCAGTTCGTCAACGAACATGGCGAACGCGCACTGCCCAACGCCTTGCCCTGGACCCAGATTACGTCGGCCAAGTTTGTGCGGGTAGGGGAGGTCCGCCCCGAGCTGCTCAATCAACTCACCCAACGCTCGGCGGCACGCATCGCCAAGGACCCTGGATTCAGGATGCTGGTCGAGCGCAGCCGGTTGGCGCGCGAGGCCGAAGAGCAAAAGGAGATCTCGCTGCGTGAGTCAGACCGGCGGGCCGAGGATCAGCGGCGCAACCAGCGCTTCAAGAACGAACAGGAGCGTTTTCTGCGCACGCGCGGGCTGAAGCCGGTCGATGAGGATGCTGATCAGGTCGATGAGGAGGCGCTGGATGCCCAGCGCAAGGCGATCGCGCGCATCGAGGCCGAGGAGGCAGCGCGTATCCTGGCAGACAGCATCCTGTTACAGCGCAGTGGTACTGCCAAGACGCGCGCGGCACTGAGGGACTAA
- the def gene encoding peptide deformylase, with the protein MAVLEVLTLPDPRLKQVSAPVEHFDQALRDFVADLEETRRAGPAAVGIAAPQVGMFKRIVIVDVSTRPKTPNHGHLILINPQILHWEGFAMGREGCLSVPDYTGNVIRATHIRLLAQDLDGVEHLYEMEGFEARAVQHEMDHLDGLLFVDRVVSRRTDLYRRKVYQSAGSPRVEPQ; encoded by the coding sequence ATGGCGGTCCTCGAGGTCCTCACCCTCCCCGATCCGCGCCTCAAACAGGTCTCTGCGCCGGTCGAGCACTTCGATCAGGCGTTGCGCGACTTTGTCGCCGATCTCGAAGAAACGCGCCGGGCCGGTCCTGCCGCCGTGGGTATCGCCGCGCCCCAAGTCGGGATGTTCAAGCGTATTGTCATCGTGGATGTCTCCACCCGCCCCAAGACCCCCAATCATGGTCATCTGATCCTGATCAACCCCCAGATCCTGCATTGGGAAGGGTTTGCCATGGGACGCGAGGGCTGTCTGTCAGTCCCCGACTATACGGGCAATGTCATCCGCGCTACCCATATCCGGTTGCTCGCCCAGGACCTGGACGGGGTCGAGCATCTCTATGAGATGGAAGGCTTCGAGGCCCGCGCCGTCCAACATGAGATGGATCATCTCGATGGTCTGTTGTTCGTCGATCGCGTGGTCAGCCGCCGCACCGATCTCTATCGCCGCAAAGTCTATCAATCCGCCGGTTCCCCGAGAGTAGAGCCTCAATGA
- a CDS encoding glycine cleavage system protein R, producing the protein MSDWTLLTLVGTDRPGIVARVTRALYELGCNLGEASMSRLGGNFTILLMVSCPRPQAEVIAALQPMADELELRIHLDPLSGGLHQHLVPNVQVRVFGADRAGIVAEVTGILAELGFNILELNSDVAGEPQRPVYIMNIQGYSERTIEALTKALAPLSARGVSVDVAPVELLIG; encoded by the coding sequence ATGTCTGACTGGACCCTCCTGACCTTGGTCGGTACCGACCGTCCAGGCATCGTAGCGCGGGTGACCCGGGCGCTCTATGAGCTCGGCTGCAATCTGGGCGAGGCCTCGATGAGTCGCTTGGGCGGCAACTTCACCATCCTGCTGATGGTAAGCTGCCCCCGCCCCCAGGCCGAGGTCATCGCTGCACTCCAGCCTATGGCGGATGAGCTGGAGTTGCGCATCCATCTCGATCCCTTGAGCGGTGGCCTCCACCAACATCTGGTACCCAATGTCCAGGTACGGGTCTTCGGCGCCGATCGTGCAGGGATTGTTGCTGAAGTGACGGGTATCCTGGCCGAATTAGGATTCAATATCCTAGAACTCAACTCGGATGTCGCCGGCGAGCCCCAGCGTCCGGTGTATATCATGAACATCCAAGGTTATAGTGAGCGCACCATCGAAGCCTTGACCAAGGCGCTTGCCCCTTTGTCCGCACGCGGGGTATCGGTCGATGTCGCGCCGGTCGAGTTGTTGATCGGGTGA
- the pgeF gene encoding peptidoglycan editing factor PgeF — protein sequence MEWLTPDWPAPAWVRACSTTRSGGVSLGPFASLNLSDRVGDDPERVVRNRTLLAERLSLPAAPLWLEQVHGCQVVTVWPDNGCPPADAALAVEPSRVCAVMTADCLPVLLCDDQGTRVAAVHAGWRGLTAGIIEQTVAALAVAPEHLLAWLGPAIGPDAFVVGDEVRALFIAGDPVASAAFRPTAGRWRADLWELARLRLERLGITRVYGGGACTFSQPERFFSYRRDGLTGRQASLIWLAPTD from the coding sequence ATGGAATGGCTGACGCCTGACTGGCCGGCGCCCGCTTGGGTGCGGGCCTGTTCGACCACTCGCAGCGGTGGGGTGAGCCTTGGGCCCTTTGCCAGCCTGAATCTCAGCGACCGCGTCGGCGATGACCCGGAGCGGGTGGTCCGCAATCGCACCCTGCTGGCGGAGCGCCTGAGTCTACCCGCCGCACCCCTGTGGCTGGAACAGGTGCATGGCTGTCAGGTGGTCACCGTCTGGCCCGATAACGGCTGTCCTCCAGCCGATGCCGCGCTCGCCGTTGAGCCAAGCCGGGTGTGCGCTGTCATGACCGCCGACTGTTTGCCGGTATTATTGTGCGACGACCAGGGCACACGCGTTGCTGCGGTGCATGCCGGTTGGCGGGGGCTGACAGCGGGGATCATCGAGCAAACGGTCGCGGCCCTGGCGGTAGCGCCTGAGCACCTCCTCGCCTGGCTAGGCCCTGCGATCGGACCCGATGCCTTTGTGGTAGGCGACGAGGTGCGCGCCCTGTTCATCGCCGGCGATCCTGTGGCCAGCGCCGCCTTTCGACCGACCGCTGGGCGCTGGCGGGCCGATCTCTGGGAGTTGGCACGCTTGCGCCTGGAACGCTTGGGGATCACTCGGGTCTACGGCGGCGGCGCATGTACCTTTTCCCAGCCCGAACGTTTCTTTTCCTATCGGCGCGATGGTCTGACTGGGCGTCAGGCGAGCCTGATCTGGCTGGCGCCGACTGACTAA